In one window of Candidatus Omnitrophota bacterium DNA:
- a CDS encoding response regulator gives MPFWTKAKKPQEQPPQTILVIDDDPTTQKIVQQALTKSGYLVLTASSGEAGLEAARDKNPDAIILDVLMPGMDGFMLIKELRSREATKGKPVIVLTSRDNVGDTFQRFGADAFLTKPVNPPLLLETLRKLTGQ, from the coding sequence ATGCCATTCTGGACAAAAGCCAAAAAGCCGCAGGAACAGCCTCCCCAGACCATCCTCGTCATTGATGACGATCCCACCACCCAGAAGATCGTCCAGCAGGCCCTGACCAAATCCGGCTACCTGGTCCTGACCGCGTCATCGGGAGAGGCAGGGCTTGAGGCGGCGCGGGACAAAAACCCCGATGCCATTATCCTCGACGTCCTGATGCCGGGAATGGACGGCTTTATGCTCATCAAAGAACTACGAAGCCGGGAGGCCACCAAGGGGAAACCGGTCATTGTCCTCACCTCCCGGGACAATGTCGGCGACACCTTCCAGCGTTTCGGGGCCGACGCCTTCCTCACCAAACCCGTCAATCCCCCATTGCTGCTTGAAACCCTGCGAAAACTAACAGGACAATAA
- a CDS encoding YIP1 family protein: MDSIPQSPSSVPDPIEPQSAPLVPRNILLLYFKPREFFARQIALGKTPYLIFVGWVLGMTHVIDKIDQNMLRADMGQPRPGWEQIGPVLTGSWVNLWACLLIFGALAGYVTWLVGGWWFEVRLKWCGAQKPDAKLARTVYIYASFIYALPNILLLLYYTVAFPNYAAAWAGDELWSLLVVIFSFWACVTGYKGATTAFEVRRWPARIWFMILPMVALVIFIGGLGLLYAIMTGGGAE, encoded by the coding sequence ATGGATTCGATTCCCCAATCGCCGTCTTCCGTGCCCGACCCCATTGAACCGCAATCCGCTCCGCTCGTCCCGCGTAACATCCTGCTGCTGTATTTTAAGCCGAGAGAATTTTTTGCCAGGCAGATCGCCCTCGGCAAGACGCCGTATCTGATTTTTGTGGGCTGGGTCCTGGGCATGACGCACGTGATCGACAAGATCGACCAGAACATGCTGCGCGCCGACATGGGGCAGCCGCGGCCCGGCTGGGAACAGATCGGCCCTGTTTTGACCGGGTCGTGGGTGAATTTGTGGGCCTGCCTTTTGATTTTCGGGGCCCTGGCCGGATACGTCACCTGGCTGGTGGGCGGCTGGTGGTTCGAGGTGCGGCTCAAGTGGTGCGGGGCGCAGAAACCGGACGCCAAGCTGGCGCGCACTGTCTATATCTATGCGTCCTTTATTTATGCCCTTCCCAACATCCTCCTGCTGTTGTATTACACGGTTGCGTTCCCAAATTATGCCGCGGCCTGGGCCGGGGACGAGTTATGGTCGCTTCTCGTTGTGATCTTCTCGTTTTGGGCCTGCGTGACCGGCTACAAAGGCGCGACAACGGCCTTTGAAGTGCGCCGGTGGCCGGCGAGGATCTGGTTCATGATCCTGCCCATGGTGGCCCTGGTGATTTTTATCGGCGGCTTGGGTCTGCTTTACGCCATCATGACAGGAGGGGGAGCGGAATAA
- a CDS encoding MBOAT family O-acyltransferase: MLFNTFPFAVFFIIVYSLYLVFPHKWQNRLLLVSSYIFYGAWDWRFLFLIFISTALDFVCGLKIHGSAVRSRKKLFLILSVFGNLSILAVFKYFNFFASSLQALLSAWGLSVQPQYLQVVLPVGISFYTFQTMSYAIDIYRGQLRPTKRFFDFALFVAFFPQLVAGPIERARHLLPQVLSPRKMTLDQFYEGCYLIFWGLFLKMFVADNLAKLVDPVFAGEKMAGGMDVLLAVYAFAFQIYCDFAGYSDIARGLGKVMGFDIMVNFNLPYFAANPRDFWRRWHISLSSWLKDYLYIPLGGNKGGGVRAAKNLMITMLLGGLWHGASWTFVAWGAYHGLLLVGHRCCKDFLPGSIFLSGAAISKLWHGIKVAGFFHLVCFGWIIFRSSSLEQSCGLLRSIVTDFRPADAEQFLADARIFLFFAAPLAALQAMQYAKNDQLILLKSSVVFRAVMYFILFYLLLIYGVTGGKEFIYFQF, from the coding sequence ATGCTATTCAATACCTTTCCATTCGCCGTATTTTTTATCATTGTTTACAGTCTCTATCTGGTTTTCCCGCATAAGTGGCAAAACAGGCTTCTGCTGGTCAGCAGCTACATTTTTTACGGCGCGTGGGACTGGCGGTTCCTGTTCCTGATCTTCATCTCGACCGCGCTTGATTTCGTCTGCGGCCTGAAGATCCATGGATCCGCCGTCCGGAGCCGGAAAAAGCTGTTCCTTATTCTGAGCGTTTTCGGCAATCTGTCGATCCTGGCCGTGTTCAAGTATTTCAATTTTTTTGCCTCAAGTCTCCAGGCGCTTTTGAGCGCGTGGGGGCTTTCCGTCCAGCCGCAGTATCTGCAGGTCGTTCTTCCCGTCGGAATTTCTTTTTACACGTTCCAGACCATGAGCTACGCCATCGACATTTACCGCGGCCAACTGCGGCCGACAAAGCGGTTCTTTGATTTTGCCCTGTTCGTCGCGTTTTTTCCGCAACTGGTCGCCGGCCCGATCGAACGGGCGCGGCATCTTTTGCCCCAGGTCCTGTCCCCCCGGAAAATGACTTTAGATCAATTCTATGAGGGGTGTTATCTCATTTTTTGGGGCTTGTTCTTGAAGATGTTTGTCGCCGATAATCTGGCGAAACTTGTTGACCCGGTTTTCGCCGGGGAGAAAATGGCCGGCGGCATGGACGTCCTGCTGGCCGTGTATGCCTTTGCGTTTCAAATCTATTGCGATTTCGCGGGATATTCGGATATCGCCAGGGGCCTCGGCAAGGTCATGGGGTTCGACATCATGGTCAATTTCAACCTGCCGTACTTCGCGGCGAACCCGCGGGATTTCTGGCGGCGGTGGCACATCAGCCTGTCCTCGTGGCTGAAAGATTATCTTTATATCCCGCTGGGAGGGAACAAGGGGGGAGGCGTAAGGGCCGCGAAGAACCTGATGATCACCATGCTGCTGGGAGGGCTGTGGCACGGGGCGTCGTGGACCTTTGTCGCGTGGGGGGCGTATCACGGGCTTCTTCTGGTCGGGCACCGGTGCTGCAAGGATTTTCTGCCGGGCTCGATATTCCTCTCGGGGGCGGCGATTTCAAAATTGTGGCATGGGATCAAAGTCGCCGGCTTCTTTCACCTGGTGTGTTTCGGCTGGATCATTTTTCGTTCGTCGTCCTTAGAGCAAAGCTGCGGGTTGCTCCGCTCGATCGTGACGGACTTCCGGCCGGCCGACGCGGAACAGTTTCTTGCGGACGCGCGGATTTTTCTCTTTTTTGCCGCGCCGCTGGCCGCGCTCCAGGCCATGCAATACGCCAAGAACGACCAACTGATCCTCCTGAAATCGTCCGTTGTGTTCCGGGCGGTCATGTATTTTATCCTGTTCTACCTTCTCTTGATATATGGGGTGACCGGTGGGAAAGAGTTCATTTATTTTCAGTTCTAA
- a CDS encoding cupin domain-containing protein, with product MVKEQPLNPRFARLDASTICQLKCPSCPTATGRTGRELGVGYLKLEDFKDFIRRNPNVAHIELSNWGEVFLNKDLARILAHAHRHNVCLYFANGANLNHVREDVAEALVKYKLRRITCSIDGASQETYVQYRVKGDFNQVMDNVRMINRLKAKYRSPYPLLKWQFVAFGHNEHEIAKAREMAKSLGMSFFLKLSWADLYDLPDFSPVKNKELVGKETGLGVASRKEYMDKYGQDYVERSCCWDMWSAPQINYDGRMLGCPINYWGDYGNVFAKGLDACLNGEKMQYARDMLMGKKEARKGIPCSSCKVYRGVKKDQAWVTEKEIQPEYRPGRRYIMVENKFLGEKGAARLLAAVKGVRRFFWRLRNVFKGGRLDVRALSEAISLRGEVPGALPNQGYPLPLPLPFDEAKKWEPHFLFRGPTKGIQDFSCHASALVHGHCPHPPHTHPEEEILMMLKGEADLLLPMYLGNEGRGRLRLKPGEFVYYPPGYPHTLQTVSTEPANYIMLRWYTPNPQKDPGALPFGKYQAYDSLSRNEGKEGFHTGLVFEGPSRYLKRMQCHASVLSPGAGYEPHADPYDVLILILDGEVETLGKRFGPHSVIFHPAGRRHGILNPGQVTAQYVVFEFQRS from the coding sequence ATGGTGAAAGAGCAACCCCTCAACCCCCGGTTCGCCCGGCTGGACGCCTCCACGATCTGCCAGCTCAAATGCCCGTCCTGCCCGACGGCGACTGGAAGGACCGGCCGCGAATTGGGGGTGGGCTACCTCAAGCTTGAAGACTTCAAGGATTTTATCCGCCGCAATCCCAACGTCGCCCATATCGAGTTGTCCAATTGGGGCGAGGTGTTTCTGAACAAGGACCTGGCCAGGATTCTCGCCCACGCCCACCGTCACAACGTCTGTCTTTACTTCGCCAACGGCGCAAACCTCAACCACGTCCGCGAGGACGTCGCCGAGGCCCTGGTGAAATACAAACTGCGCCGGATCACCTGTTCCATCGACGGCGCCAGCCAGGAGACGTATGTCCAGTACCGTGTCAAGGGAGACTTCAATCAGGTCATGGACAATGTCCGCATGATCAACCGCCTGAAAGCCAAATACCGCAGCCCGTATCCGCTGCTTAAGTGGCAGTTCGTCGCCTTCGGCCACAACGAGCACGAGATCGCCAAGGCGAGGGAGATGGCCAAGTCGCTGGGCATGAGTTTTTTTCTCAAATTGTCCTGGGCGGATCTGTACGATCTGCCGGATTTCTCTCCCGTGAAAAACAAGGAACTTGTCGGAAAAGAGACGGGCCTCGGGGTGGCGAGCCGGAAGGAATATATGGACAAATACGGCCAGGATTACGTCGAGCGGTCCTGCTGCTGGGACATGTGGTCCGCCCCTCAGATCAACTATGACGGCCGGATGCTGGGCTGTCCGATCAATTACTGGGGCGATTACGGCAACGTGTTTGCAAAGGGCCTGGACGCCTGCCTTAACGGCGAGAAGATGCAGTATGCGCGTGACATGCTCATGGGCAAGAAGGAGGCCCGGAAGGGCATTCCCTGCTCCTCCTGCAAGGTCTACCGGGGGGTCAAAAAAGACCAGGCCTGGGTCACGGAAAAGGAAATTCAGCCCGAGTATCGGCCCGGCCGCAGGTATATCATGGTTGAAAATAAGTTTTTAGGTGAAAAAGGCGCAGCCCGTCTGCTCGCGGCCGTCAAGGGCGTGAGGAGATTCTTTTGGAGATTGAGGAACGTGTTCAAGGGCGGCCGGCTGGATGTCCGGGCCTTGTCGGAAGCGATCTCCTTGCGGGGGGAGGTCCCCGGGGCCCTGCCGAACCAGGGTTATCCTTTGCCCCTCCCGCTGCCGTTCGACGAAGCGAAGAAATGGGAGCCGCATTTTCTGTTCCGCGGCCCGACCAAAGGCATCCAGGATTTTTCCTGCCACGCGTCCGCTCTTGTCCACGGCCATTGCCCGCATCCTCCGCACACGCACCCCGAGGAAGAGATCCTGATGATGCTCAAAGGCGAAGCCGATCTGCTGCTGCCGATGTATCTGGGCAATGAAGGCCGGGGGCGTCTGCGCTTGAAACCCGGCGAATTCGTGTATTATCCGCCCGGTTATCCGCACACCCTGCAGACCGTGAGCACGGAGCCGGCGAATTACATTATGCTCCGGTGGTACACGCCGAATCCGCAGAAAGACCCCGGCGCCCTGCCCTTTGGAAAATATCAAGCGTATGATTCTCTGTCCCGCAACGAAGGCAAAGAGGGGTTTCACACCGGCCTGGTGTTCGAAGGACCTTCACGGTATCTGAAAAGGATGCAATGCCACGCCTCGGTCCTGTCGCCCGGCGCCGGCTATGAGCCCCACGCCGATCCTTACGATGTTTTGATCCTTATCCTGGATGGTGAAGTCGAGACCTTGGGGAAACGCTTCGGGCCGCATAGCGTCATTTTTCATCCGGCGGGCCGGCGCCACGGCATCCTGAACCCTGGCCAGGTCACGGCCCAATACGTTGTTTTTGAGTTTCAAAGATCATGA
- a CDS encoding ATP-grasp domain-containing protein yields MKILVTTGNWNAALVVMKSLARKGHQIYLLDHDEYCAGFRSKYCSMGIVNPPESDKTVYVESLLTLLRNGKFDVLIPMSDHTTEFLSEERDRIPPHVRMLLPSKELIALARFKDKSYRFMLENNIPIPRTHFPQSAEDVERLADQLPYPCVVKKPRGSANRGNAYFTGKNGLVEYYRRLEEKDRWPVIQQYLDGDFCGFTAVVSEGEILDCFMYTAKQEYALNGTPPYGESTTDKKFFELVQRLIRLLKWHGAINLDFIKTGDGTFHFLEINPRLPGSLDFIDAAGLDFPALYLDLALGRADRTFKGFSYKPGLKFRFVLPLEMIYTLRNKRHLSKLLLNFFNPSLKTDIPWGDPQLLLWKLRHVWWYWRAKKHLLPLSEYSTDWI; encoded by the coding sequence ATGAAAATTCTTGTCACGACCGGGAACTGGAACGCGGCTTTGGTGGTCATGAAGAGCCTTGCCCGTAAAGGGCACCAGATTTATCTGCTGGACCATGATGAATACTGCGCCGGTTTCCGTTCCAAATACTGTTCGATGGGCATCGTGAACCCGCCGGAAAGCGACAAGACCGTTTATGTGGAATCTCTTCTCACGCTCCTCAGGAACGGGAAATTCGATGTCCTGATCCCCATGAGCGACCACACGACGGAATTCCTGTCGGAAGAGCGCGACCGCATCCCCCCGCATGTCCGCATGCTTCTGCCTTCAAAAGAATTGATCGCTCTGGCCAGGTTCAAGGATAAGTCCTACCGTTTCATGTTGGAGAACAATATCCCCATCCCCCGGACCCATTTTCCTCAATCAGCCGAAGACGTGGAACGCCTGGCCGATCAGCTTCCTTATCCCTGTGTCGTCAAAAAGCCGCGCGGATCGGCCAACCGGGGCAACGCTTACTTTACCGGCAAAAACGGTTTGGTCGAATATTACCGGAGGCTGGAAGAAAAAGACCGCTGGCCGGTCATTCAGCAGTATCTGGACGGGGATTTTTGCGGGTTCACGGCTGTGGTTAGCGAAGGGGAGATCCTGGATTGCTTCATGTACACGGCCAAACAGGAGTACGCGCTCAACGGCACGCCGCCTTACGGCGAAAGCACCACGGACAAGAAATTTTTTGAATTGGTCCAGAGACTCATCCGGCTTTTGAAATGGCATGGGGCCATTAATCTCGATTTCATCAAGACCGGGGACGGGACATTTCATTTCTTGGAGATCAATCCGCGTCTTCCCGGGTCCCTGGATTTCATTGATGCCGCCGGCCTTGATTTCCCGGCTCTTTACCTGGACCTGGCCTTGGGCCGGGCGGACAGGACGTTCAAAGGCTTTTCGTACAAGCCGGGGCTGAAATTCCGGTTTGTCCTGCCCCTGGAAATGATTTACACCCTGCGGAACAAAAGGCACCTTTCCAAATTGCTTCTCAATTTTTTCAATCCCTCCCTCAAGACGGATATCCCCTGGGGCGACCCCCAACTGCTTTTGTGGAAATTGAGGCACGTGTGGTGGTACTGGCGCGCCAAAAAACATCTGTTACCGCTTTCCGAGTACAGCACGGATTGGATCTGA